The Dioscorea cayenensis subsp. rotundata cultivar TDr96_F1 chromosome 19, TDr96_F1_v2_PseudoChromosome.rev07_lg8_w22 25.fasta, whole genome shotgun sequence genome includes a window with the following:
- the LOC120249488 gene encoding putative E3 ubiquitin-protein ligase RF298, whose translation MVAMVARGSSPLPPSISIQEKGSRNKRKFRAEPPPSELSMLPPAVQSECASYELASVEKALGNLALEHHPVVCDLCNSFAYGHDRELESNEFQDADWGNITETQLEEMLLNNLDLIFRTAIKSIASYGYSEEVASNAVLVSGICYGYKDFACNIVDKALEYLKSGHEVESSLRETFNENLHKLEKTVLADMVGVLKEVQPFLSIGDAMWCLLICDMDVATACSMEGELLSILGNDETSGASTALQQSESESNSNISAPVTSGFDRPGSKKRNASLPFPHKTQQLITMPSAGVSTCSNVHGTIPNLGSWKESKIVSPALGVEESTTLSMSQPYARFSSHLHSTGRKLNPGKENPISSSDQNFTSLALPQPSFPEQKPASSRNSHVSSSKRDSALRQKSTHADKNYRAFAKAALRSGKHSNFGGLMLDKKCRSLPDSTSINLKSASLKISKVVGTNRAQMDAMPSLSFSAGSSASLPYNVETVSHPTPLNIANTDLSLSLPSASTIDLNAKSNCFSEVASYSDHTSITSGGLPEQSVPLDKKDEELLKLVPAVRDLQAELQEWNDWAQQKVMQAARRLTKDRSELQTLRQEKEEVGRLRKEKQSLEENTVKKLSEMENALSKAGGQVDRANDAMHRLEVENSALRQQMEAAKLRAAQSAASCQEVSRREMETLKKVQLCEKEMSLLQEELASVKRKLSQLRQHLEQEKDRRDQLEARWRQEERVKDEAIMLANAHRKEREQLEASGKSKDNELKLKAINDTQKYKDGIGRLEQQIAQLRLMTDSSKIAALRWGPDGNYSSREVDGKDRNAHYLAKITDFMELEDEEIQRDRECVMCLSEERSVVFLPCAHQVVCRECNNIHEKQGMKDCPSCRTVIHRRICVRSVNP comes from the exons atGGTGGCCATGGTTGCCCGGGGCAGTAGCCCTCTCCCTCCCTCTATTTCTATTCAAGAAAAGGGTAgcagaaacaagagaaagtttcGAGCTGAACCACCTCCTTCAGAGCTGAGTATGCTCCCACCAGCAGTTCAATCTGAGTGCGCCAGCTACGAATTAGCTTCTGTGGAAAAAGCTCTGGGTAATCTGGCCCTTGAACACCATCCTGTTGTATGTGATTTGTGTAATTCTTTTGCATATGGCCATGATAGGGAATTGGAATCAAATGAGTTCCAAGATGCTGATTGGGGTAACATCACAGAAACTCAGCTTGAAGAGATGTTGTTGAATAATTTAGATTTGATCTTTAGGACTGCGATCAAGAGTATTGCTTCTTATGGGTACTCTGAGGAGGTTGCATCCAATGCTGTTTTGGTCTCAGGCATTTGCTATGGGTATAAAGACTTTGCTTGCAACATTGTGGACAAAGCATTGGAATACTTAAAAAGTGGGCATGAAGTGGAATCTTCATTGAGAGAGACTTTTAATGAGAATCTGCATAAGTTGGAGAAGACTGTATTGGCGGACATGGTTGGGGTGCTTAAAGAGGTCCAGCCGTTCTTGAGCATCGGTGATGCTATGTGGTGCTTGCTCATTTGTGATATGGATGTCGCAACAGCATGTTCAATGGAGGGTGAGCTTTTGAGCATTTTGGGAAATGATGAGACATCCGGTGCTTCTACTGCACTCCAACAATCAGAATCAGAAAGCAATTCAAACATTTCTGCTCCAGTCACTTCTGGATTTGATCGTCCTGGATCGAAAAAGCGGAATGCATCCTTACCTTTTCCTCATAAGACTCAACAACTAATCACCATGCCCTCTGCTGGTGTCTCAACATGTAGCAATGTGCATGGTACAATTCCAAATCTTGGTTCTTGGAAAGAAAGTAAGATTGTTTCACCTGCTCTTGGCGTAGAAGAATCAACAACTCTTTCCATGTCTCAACCATATGCAAGGTTCTCGAGTCATTTGCATAGCACTGGTAGGAAACTTAATCCAGGGAAGGAGAATCCAATATCTTCATCTGATCAAAATTTCACCTCTTTAGCTTTACCTCAACCATCTTTTCCAGAGCAGAAGCCTGCCAGTAGTAGAAACAGCCACGTTAGCAGTTCCAAGAGGGATTCTGCCCTGCGACAAAAGTCAACCCATGCTGACAAGAACTATCGAGCTTTTGCCAAAGCTGCTTTGAGATCAGGAAAACACAGTAATTTTGGTGGTCTCATGTTAGATAAGAAATGCAGGTCGCTTCCTGATTCGACGAGTATAAATCTCAAGAGTGCCTCTTTGAAGATAAGTAAAGTGGTTGGGACAAATAGAGCTCAAATGGATGCCATGCCTAGTCTTTCATTTAGTGCTGGCTCATCTGCCAGTTTGCCATATAACGTGGAAACTGTTAGCCATCCAACTCCACTAAATATTGCAAATACTGACCTTTCCTTATCACTCCCTTCTGCAAGCACTATAGATTTGAATGCAAAATCTAATTGTTTTTCTGAGGTTGCAAGCTACAGTGACCATACCAGCATCACATCTGGTGGTTTGCCTGAGCAATCAGTTCCTCTAGACAAGAAAGATGAGGAGCTGCTAAAGTTGGTCCCTGCTGTTCGGGATCTCCAGGCTGAGCTGCAGGAGTGGAATGACTGGGCCCAACAGAAGGTGATGCAGGCTGCTCGTAGGCTTACCAAAGATCGATCTGAGCTGCAAACCTTGaggcaagagaaagaagaagtcGGCCGTCTTCGAAAAGAGAAGCAATCTTTAGAAGAGAACACAGTGAAGAAGCTATCAGAGATGGAGAATGCATTATCCAAGGCAGGCGGCCAGGTTGACAGGGCCAATGATGCTATGCACAGGCTTGAAGTCGAGAACTCTGCTTTGAGGCAGCAGATGGAGGCCGCAAAGTTACGTGCTGCACAGTCAGCAGCCAGTTGTCAGGAAGTTTCAAGGAGGGAGATGGAGACTCTTAAAAAGGTTCAGTTATGTGAGAAGGAGATGTCATTATTACAAGAGGAGCTAGCTAGTGTAAAGCGCAAGTTGTCTCAGCTGCGGCAACACCTTGAACAAGAGAAAGATCGCCGAGATCAACTTGAG gCCAGATGGCGACAAGAAGAAAGAGTGAAAGATGAAGCTATCATGCTGGCCAACGCTCAtaggaaagaaagagaacaGCTTGAGGCTTCTGGAAAATCAAAGGACAATGAACTAAAGCTCAAAGCAATAAATGATACCCAGAAATACAAAGATGGCATTGGGAGACTTGAGCAGCAGATTGCGCAACTAAGGCTAATGACAGATTCTTCGAAGATTGCTGCACTGAGATGGGGCCCAGACGGTAATTATTCTTCACGCGAGGTAGACGGAAAGGACAGAAATGCTCATTATCTCGCAAAGATCACTGATTTCATGGAACTTGAGGACGAGGAAATACAGCGTGACAGAGAATGTGTAATGTGTCTGTCTGAAGAGAGGTCTGTTGTTTTCCTTCCTTGTGCTCACCAAGTTGTTTGCAGGGAATGCAATAATATACATGAGAAGCAGGGGATGAAGGATTGTCCTTCATGTAGGACAGTAATTCACCGAAGGATTTGTGTTCGATCTGTCAACCCTTAG